The following is a genomic window from Marinococcus sp. PL1-022.
CAAGCTTTCGTTTCACCCACTTCTGCGCTGCCACGTCCTGAATAATAGGAACAAACTGTTTTTTCTGCTGATACAGGTGGGAGAGCGTTTGAATCAACAGAGCAATCCTCCTCCAAAAATGCCGTCCCGTGTCACGGTATGTCCATCCGTCAAAGCCCGCCTCCTCTACTATCTTCTCCCACGGCTCGATGGCAGCGGAAGCCTCAGCACCCGGTACTCCTCCGGCCTTCAGCCAGCCGCGTTGGTAAAAAGAGGCGGTAAGGCGTTTAAATTGCGGCTTATCAAGTGCAGGAACCGCCCCGAACAGATCCTTTGATTGAAACCATTTGGCATCCGTGATCGTCTGGGAGGAGCGTTTCCCGGACAAAAGATGATAGGCAGAAGCGTCTGTACGCTCTCCGCGGAGCCTTTTTAATGCTATCAGGATCATCGCCTCTTGAAACAGCAATACGCCTCTTCCTTTCTATTCGTTCATCAAAATGCCACACGTTAGGCTGTGCGGGGCATTTCATATCTGTTGAAAAGTTTATCATGAAGAAATACAATATGGAATAGACCTTACGACGCTCTTCGCTCAAGCGCATAAATTTATAGATATTTAATCATATGGAGGGACACAGATGGCGAAATACACCATTGTTGATAAAGATACATGTATCGCCTGCGGTGCCTGCGGAGCAGCAGCTCCCGATATTTTCGATTACGATGAGGAGGGCCTGGCCGAAAATATTGTCGATGACAACCAGGGCACAGAAAGCATCCCGGACGACCTTGAAGAGGATATGATCGACGCTTTTGAAGGCTGCCCGACCGATTCCATCAAAGTCGCGGAAAAACCGTTCGCCGGGGATCCGTTTAAATTCGAATAAGCACCGTTCCTCCCGGCGTCCGGGAGGTTTTTTTACAGATTCTTTCCCCTGCCTTTCTTCCATGTTTCATTCCTGCTATAATGCAGAAGATGTTTACTATACATACTGAAGGAGGAGATTGCCTTGGCAGAGAACAAAGAAGTGGAAGTACTTATTGAAATTCCGACAGGCAGCCAGAACAAATACGAATTTGACAAAGATAAAGGGGTCTTTAAACTCGACCGCGTACTATTCTCCCCGATGTTTTATCCAGCAGAATATGGCTACATCGATGATACGCTTGCGCTCGACGGCGATCCGCTTGACGTACTCGTACTTGTTACCAACCCAACCTTCCCAGGCTGCGTCATTGACGCGCGGGTCATCGGCTATTTAAACATGATCGATGATGGGGACGAGGACCAGAAGCTGCTGGCTGTGCCAACGGAGGACCCGCGTTTTGAAGGAGTAACTACGCTTGATGACGTACCCCAGCACAAGCTTGATGAAATCTCCCACTTTTTCCAGACGTACAAAGAGCTTGAAAAGAAAACGACTAAAATCGGCGGCTGGGAAAACGAAGCAGAAGCAGCTAAGCTTGTGCAGGAATCCATCGACCGCTACAACAACCAGTAATTATCAAACGGGCCGGCAGCGGGTATTTTCTGCCGCCGGTTTTTTATACATGCGCGTAACCGAAGAGGCTGAATACCAGTCTCTTTTTCGTATTTCCGGCGGCGTCAGGTAAATTGACACCTGTACTGGAGTATGATAAAGTTCTTCCCAACTACGCATAGACATTTGTCCTCCAGAGAAATACATTTGGACATTTAAAGCACAAAACGTTATCAAACTTTTTGTGAATGAACGAACAAGGGAGTGGAGTAACATGCAGAAAACTATGAACGAAGAAGAAACAGCAACCAGCAATCAGACGTTTCGTGTGCTTGTATCCGATTCGATGAGCAGCGAGGGCCTCGCCCCGCTTCTTGAAAGCGATCAGGTACAGTGCGTTCAGCAGCACGTTGATGATGCAGAAGGACTCGATTCGTTTGATGCCCTGCTCGTCCGGAGCGGCACCACTGTCACAGCAGAAGTAATGGATTCCATGCCAAACCTCCGCATCGTAGCCCGCGCCGGTGTCGGAGTGGATAACATTGACATCGATGCCGCTACCAAACGAGGGGTTGTGGTGATAAATGCCCCGGACGGCAACACAATCTCCACGGCCGAGCATACATTTGCCATGATGGCTTCGCTCGCCCGGAAAATTCCGCAGGCGAACGCTTCACTGAAATCCGGTGAATGGAACCGTAAAGGCTTCCAGGGAACGGAGCTTCGTGGAAAGACGCTTGGCATTGTAGGCTTCGGCCGTATTGGTTCGGAGCTGTCCAAGCGGGCCCAGAGCTTTGAAATGAGCGTCATCGTGTATGATCCGTTTTTGACAAAGGAACGGGCAAACGAAATGGGCGTAGACCTCCGGGACTTCGAAGAGCTGCTCGGGGAGGCGGACGTAATCACCGTTCATACACCGCTCACCAAGGATACAAAAGGCATGCTTGGCCACGAGAACCTTGGCAAAACAAAGCCTGGAGTTATGCTTTTAAACTGCGCCCGCGGCGGCATTATTGACGAAGAAGCACTCGCCCATTATCTCGAAACCGGCCATGTGGCTGGCGCGGCCCTTGATGTTTACGAAGAAGAACCGGCGAATGAAAACCCTCTCGTCGCGTTTGACCAGGTCGTCAGCACGCCGCACATAGCCGCTTCAACAAAAGAAGCCCAGTTAAATGTGGCTTCCCAGGTTTCAGACGAAGTGCTTCAGTTTCTGCAGGGGCTCCCTGCCTTAAACTCTATCAATCTCCCGACAATGTCAAAAGAAAAGTTTGAAGCGATACGCCCGTACTATGAATTTGCCCGCCGCATGGGTAACATCATGTCCCAGAGCGTAAAAACGCCTGTTCAGGAGCTGAACGTACGCTACAGCGGAAACGTCACCGACCTTGAAACGTCCATTCTGACCCGCTCTCTGCTCGCCGGCTTTCTCCAGAGCCGCATCGACGCGCCGGTTAACGATGTGAATGCTTCCACCATCGCCAAGGAGCGGGGCATTGACTACGGGGAGCAGTTCGGATCCCAGTCGCTCGGCTATTCCAACCTGATTCAGGCGACCGTCGAAGGTGAAGGCCGTTCGTTTGCGCTGTACGGCACGTATGTGAAGGAATACGGCCCACGTATTGTCCGCATTAACGACTTTAATGTCGACTTCTATCCGACCGGTCATCTTATTTATATCCAGCATACGGATAAGCCGGGGGTTATCGGTAAAATGGGACAAATTCTGGGACGGCATCAGATTAACATTGCCACCATGCAGGTGGGACGCCGTGAGGAAGGCGGCGAAGCCATTATGATGCTCGCCGTTGACCGTGAAGCCAACCAGGATGTGGTAAAGGATTTAACGTCCATTGAAGAAATTTCTCTGGCCGACACGATTGAACTATAGCAATAATACAAAAAGGCGTGCCCGCGGGCACGCCTTTTTTTGTACAGTTTTCCTTCTATCTGTTTTTTTTAAAAATCTTTTAGTGATATCAAAAACGACGGGCCCAGGCCCGTCGTTTTCACTTTTTATGCTTTTGGCCACAAATAGCCAAGCAGTTCATTAAGCTGTTTTTCCCGGTTTTCATGCAAAAAAGCACTACCACTGCGGGTAATAAATGCATGCTTCCCGTCTTTTTGAATCCACTGCTTCTGCATGGCCATCTGTTCTAAAAAGCAGTAGATAAAAATATGCTTCGTTTTAATATGCTTCCCGTGCTTTTCCAGCTTCAGCGACTTCTCCATGACTTTCCAGAAGCGCCGGTGGATATGCCCATCCTCATCAAGCCGGATACGTCCATGCACCTTCAGACGGGTCAGAAAGAACAAACAAGTATCCAGCAGCCAGTTGTCCCGCACCACTGGCCCACTCTGCTCATTCAGCCAGCGTAGCAGCCCGACGTCAATGAAAACATCTTCACCGCTCAGCTGTGTTTGAATAGTCTGCTCCGGAAGCTGCTTCATTTTTTGTTTTTCCTATCCTGTTCCGTAGTAAATACTTCTGCGCTTCGTTCATATTCAACGTCTGCTTTGCCCGCCCGGCTGTTCGCAATTCTCGCGGCACTGAACAGGTAATCCGACAGGCGGTTTATATACATAAGCACCGGTGCGGGCACGTCTTCGGTTTCGCCTGCACGAACAAGCTCCCGTTCTGCCCGCCTGCAAACGGTGCGGGCAAGGTGAAGCTCCGCCGACAGCGGCGTGCCCCCCGGAAGAATAAATTTTTTCAGCGCCGGGGCTTCCTCCGTGTATTGGTCAATCCGGCGTTCGAGCCATTCCACGGTGGAATTATAAACTTTACGTACCGCCTCAGCCCTTATGTCAGCGACATCACTGCCACAGTCAAACAATTCATGCTGAATACGCTCAAGATCCTTTTGCAGATCTGTCCCGCTTTTTTCCTCCACCGCCATCAACTGCGCCTTGCCAATCAGTGCGTTGACTTCTTCAAAGCTTCCAAACACTTCAACTCTGGCATCGTCCTTTTTTCTTTTTCCGCCCACCACGGAGGTGTCTCCGCTGTCTCCCTGTTTGGTATACAGCTTCATGTATATCATCCTTTCTATCCGGAAGCCGAATTGTAGTCATCTAACACTGATTCTATCAATTCTCCGATGTGAAGGTAGTGCCAATGTAACTGTTCTTCCGAGAATGCTTCATTTTTTTTTACCGGCGCTGTCACCATAATTTCTTTTAGTGCCCGGGGAGAAAGTCCGTGACATTCACGGGCATGCATCCATTCGAATGCTTTTCTTTGCATGTACAGCTGTAAGGCTGAAATCTCCGAGGCCGGCCAGCCTTCGGCCATGTGGAGCCACAGAAAGCATGATCGTCCGGAACCAAAAACAGCCTCCCGGCTGCCTGTGCTTTTTCTCCATACTCGCATGTCCTCTGAAAAATGGATGGTGTGGGCCAGCTGTCCATCAGCAGAAATATGTACAGCACCGTTGATTGTATCCACTGAAAACACCGTTCCATAAACCAGCTTTTTTAAGGAAGGGGCATACACATTTAAAGCTGTACGTGAGACTGCTTCCATTTGATGCGGTGCTTCCGACCATGAAAGCCGGGCATCCGGGCTTTCACTTTCCGGCTGCGGCGGGCGCCAGTGCACGGCTGGTGTTTTTATTTCATGCTGCAGACTGACATGAATATCGGCCTGGTACACTTGGGCCAAACGGCTTTCGGTAAAAACAGCCGTCGGTTCATCAAACGCTTCCACCCTGCCCTCTGAGAGCATCAGCACCCGGTCACAGTACAGAGCAGCTGCCTGAATATCGTGCATTACAACTACCACAGCCCGTTTTTCTTCTAAAATCCAGCTGCGAATATAATTCAACAGTTCAATACGATAGTGAATATCGAGATGGTTCGTCGGCTCGTCGAGCAGCAGACACTCGGGCTCCTGTGCAAGCAGTCTTGCAAGCAGCACCCGTTGTTTTTCGCCGCCACTTAACGCGTGGAATGAATGGAATCTTTTAGCCCACACCTGCATCTGCTGCATAGCGTTTTGGATGACTTGTTCGTCTTCTTTATTATTCGCTGCCGGCCACAGGCTTTTTCGATAAGCATACCTTCCCATCTCTACGACCTGGCGGACCGAATAGGCTGCTGTTAATTCGTCAAACTGCGGCAGATAGGCGACAGTCTTTGCTCTTTCCGAAGAAGTGAACGAGCTCAAAGGGATGTTTTTATACCGGACGCTCCCGGCGGCCGCTTCATGCAGACCAGCCATCACACGAAGCAGTGTAGACTTTCCGCTGCCGTTCGGCCCGACAATACCGATCATCTCTCCGGCCTCGACGTTAAAGGAGACCCGGTCAACGACCGTACTCCTTTTTCCGTAGCCGGCAGTTACGTTTTCGACTTGGACTACCCCCATTACTGCCACCGCCTTCTTCGCTGATAAAATAAAAGCAGGGCAAATACTGGCGCTCCGGCCAGAGCCGTAATCACCCCGACCGGCACCTCTGCCGGAGCAGCTGC
Proteins encoded in this region:
- the serA gene encoding phosphoglycerate dehydrogenase, translated to MQKTMNEEETATSNQTFRVLVSDSMSSEGLAPLLESDQVQCVQQHVDDAEGLDSFDALLVRSGTTVTAEVMDSMPNLRIVARAGVGVDNIDIDAATKRGVVVINAPDGNTISTAEHTFAMMASLARKIPQANASLKSGEWNRKGFQGTELRGKTLGIVGFGRIGSELSKRAQSFEMSVIVYDPFLTKERANEMGVDLRDFEELLGEADVITVHTPLTKDTKGMLGHENLGKTKPGVMLLNCARGGIIDEEALAHYLETGHVAGAALDVYEEEPANENPLVAFDQVVSTPHIAASTKEAQLNVASQVSDEVLQFLQGLPALNSINLPTMSKEKFEAIRPYYEFARRMGNIMSQSVKTPVQELNVRYSGNVTDLETSILTRSLLAGFLQSRIDAPVNDVNASTIAKERGIDYGEQFGSQSLGYSNLIQATVEGEGRSFALYGTYVKEYGPRIVRINDFNVDFYPTGHLIYIQHTDKPGVIGKMGQILGRHQINIATMQVGRREEGGEAIMMLAVDREANQDVVKDLTSIEEISLADTIEL
- a CDS encoding cob(I)yrinic acid a,c-diamide adenosyltransferase; this translates as MKLYTKQGDSGDTSVVGGKRKKDDARVEVFGSFEEVNALIGKAQLMAVEEKSGTDLQKDLERIQHELFDCGSDVADIRAEAVRKVYNSTVEWLERRIDQYTEEAPALKKFILPGGTPLSAELHLARTVCRRAERELVRAGETEDVPAPVLMYINRLSDYLFSAARIANSRAGKADVEYERSAEVFTTEQDRKNKK
- a CDS encoding ferredoxin translates to MAKYTIVDKDTCIACGACGAAAPDIFDYDEEGLAENIVDDNQGTESIPDDLEEDMIDAFEGCPTDSIKVAEKPFAGDPFKFE
- a CDS encoding ABC transporter ATP-binding protein, with translation MGVVQVENVTAGYGKRSTVVDRVSFNVEAGEMIGIVGPNGSGKSTLLRVMAGLHEAAAGSVRYKNIPLSSFTSSERAKTVAYLPQFDELTAAYSVRQVVEMGRYAYRKSLWPAANNKEDEQVIQNAMQQMQVWAKRFHSFHALSGGEKQRVLLARLLAQEPECLLLDEPTNHLDIHYRIELLNYIRSWILEEKRAVVVVMHDIQAAALYCDRVLMLSEGRVEAFDEPTAVFTESRLAQVYQADIHVSLQHEIKTPAVHWRPPQPESESPDARLSWSEAPHQMEAVSRTALNVYAPSLKKLVYGTVFSVDTINGAVHISADGQLAHTIHFSEDMRVWRKSTGSREAVFGSGRSCFLWLHMAEGWPASEISALQLYMQRKAFEWMHARECHGLSPRALKEIMVTAPVKKNEAFSEEQLHWHYLHIGELIESVLDDYNSASG
- a CDS encoding inorganic diphosphatase, with product MAENKEVEVLIEIPTGSQNKYEFDKDKGVFKLDRVLFSPMFYPAEYGYIDDTLALDGDPLDVLVLVTNPTFPGCVIDARVIGYLNMIDDGDEDQKLLAVPTEDPRFEGVTTLDDVPQHKLDEISHFFQTYKELEKKTTKIGGWENEAEAAKLVQESIDRYNNQ